In one window of Candidatus Methanomethylophilaceae archaeon DNA:
- a CDS encoding geranylgeranylglyceryl/heptaprenylglyceryl phosphate synthase, with the protein MMTVRQYLLDRIANGTIHMALIDPDKQSPEEAGKIAKKMKDAGTDAILIGGSTGVTSENLSATAMAIKNSSGLPTIHFPGGPDELSPAVDAIFYMSMMNSVELNNVMGYQVYAAPYIKRLGIEAISMGYVIVEPGMKVGEVGKAKVIKRDDPKKAVAFAMAAEMYGMSLFYLEAGSGADKPVPPEMIAAVKASTNIPLIVGGGIRTPEAAEAARKAGANAIVTGTLLEQCDNDDILRAVVKAAKGL; encoded by the coding sequence ATGATGACCGTCAGACAATATCTTTTGGACAGAATCGCGAACGGAACCATCCACATGGCGCTGATCGATCCAGACAAACAGTCCCCCGAGGAAGCGGGAAAAATCGCCAAGAAAATGAAGGATGCCGGCACCGACGCAATACTGATCGGAGGCTCCACGGGCGTAACCTCCGAGAACCTCTCCGCGACTGCGATGGCGATAAAAAATAGCTCCGGACTCCCCACAATCCATTTCCCCGGAGGACCGGACGAACTCAGCCCGGCAGTGGACGCCATCTTTTACATGAGCATGATGAACAGCGTAGAACTCAACAATGTCATGGGATACCAGGTCTACGCCGCACCGTATATAAAACGTCTCGGGATAGAAGCCATTTCTATGGGATACGTCATCGTCGAGCCCGGAATGAAGGTTGGCGAGGTCGGAAAAGCGAAGGTGATCAAGCGCGACGACCCGAAGAAAGCGGTTGCCTTTGCCATGGCAGCGGAGATGTACGGCATGTCGCTGTTCTATCTTGAAGCCGGATCCGGCGCTGACAAGCCTGTCCCGCCCGAGATGATTGCCGCTGTGAAGGCTTCCACCAACATACCCCTCATAGTCGGAGGAGGAATCAGAACTCCGGAAGCTGCGGAAGCCGCCAGAAAAGCGGGCGCAAACGCAATAGTCACCGGCACGCTTCTGGAGCAGTGCGACAACGACGATATCCTCAGGGCGGTTGTGAAAGCCGCCAAGGGCCTGTGA